The nucleotide sequence CttcaagagagaaaaagaggaaagTAAGCACAGTTTATTTATGCATCTGAACAACAACTGCTATTGGTCAAGCTTCACTTCATTTCAAGTGGCAGTCAGCTATTACTACTGTAAGCATTTGTGTGTCTTTGGTTTTCTAGTGATTGAAAGAGAAAGAACCAAGTCGATAGGAAAACCAGCGCTTGGAGGTCCATTCTCACTTGTGGACCACAACAATAAACCCACAAAGAGTGAAGATTTCCTCGGTCAGTGGGTGCTGATCTATTTTGGTTTCACACACTGTCCAGACATCTGTCCTGATGAACTGGAGAAAATGATTGAGGTTGTAGATGAGATTGGTAATgtatcatttcatttttttaagtgaatagttcccccaaaattcATTTGAATCCTTCTAAACCTTTACCCAGTTTCGAGcgatttaatcatttaaaataattgtgtaataatattattatatattacataatttataatataataaaaatacaatatatttatacacaataaTAATTTTGGAAATGGTTCttgttattttaaaatgattattatttaagATGACAATGTCTAGTAACTGGATTTCATTTATTTGCGAAACGTGGTAATGATAGTTTTGTACATATCTGACACAGATAGAATTAAGACACTCCCAGATTTAACACCGATTCTCATCACAATTGATCCTGATAGAGACACACCGGAGGCCATGTCTGCATATGTCAAAGGTAAGCAAAGAACCAGAGGAGTTGATCATTTTATTACTCCTGAAGTGATTATATGATTTCttcataattcatgttttcaatttcttGCATGCAGAGTTTTCCCCCAAGCTGATCGGCTTGACAGGCACAGTTGCCCAAATTGACCAAGTGTCCAGAGCCTACAGAGTGTACTACAGCCAGGGCCCAAAGGATGAAGACAACGACTACATAGTAAGCTTTAAGTGTCCTCAATCATGCAGTTTGATTTGTAAAAAACACTTTAGGCACTTAACTGCAAAATACACCTATAAATTAAAAACTGTCAGTAAGATATGCATTTCTTCAAGCAATTGTAATGAGTCATTTTTATGTTTATCAGCATCTTTCGCATTAAATACAGGTTGATCACACCATTATAATGTACCTGGTGGGGCCTGATGGGCAATTTCTGGAGTATTTTGGACAAAACAAGAAAACTCCTGAGATCTCGGCATCCATTGCATCCCACATGAGGAAGTACAAACATGGAAAATAAACTTTTTTGGCACTTAACCTCTCGGTGAAGATGTTGAGAGGTCAACGGACACAGCATTGCTCTACATGATGTCTCAGACTGAAGGAAATGCTTTAATTTCTATGAAAAATAGTTTAGATGtatttaaagtgcaactctgaTTTGGGAAACCGAGCATTTGTGCATCATTCTCCATTTAACTGCAGTACTTTTCAATCACAGCACTTTACAATCATTGAACTTTGTATTTAATTTCTGTAAATAGTAAATGATTTTCAAAGGCTTCAAGTTCAATAAAGGACAATGTTGTGTTTTTCATCATTGCAATTCAATGTTGATGCATGGTGTGGCACCATTGTGTGTAAAAATCAAAATTATGCTGAAGGAATATAATGCATTTGAATAATGAGTGTATTTATTATGGATGTTGTTACATCATTAGTTGCTTCCTTATTTCTCTCATGGAGACACCTCTTATCTTCTCcttttattgatgcaagagacaTCATGCATGAGTGTACTTTAGAGTAAGTAACTTGTATAGTAGCAGTATATTACAGTAATTATAACTCATTTATAGTTACCTACTGTAAATATAGCCGCACCTATGACAACTTCTACATCAATTAGCCCTGGTCTCCCTATAttcaaattatcttttaaaatatattctttgaaaataaTAACATATTTTATTTCGTTAGGGAAGAGGAGAAGCTATAATAGGCAGAAACATGGGTCGAAAAGAGAAATTACTGGTTATGTCAATAAGGAGTCAAACTTTGGATTGGACAAAAGTCACATAATGCAggctgaattgttttattttgacaaaacATGGTGTACCCATGGATGGGGAGCACATGTACAGCATGTTTTTCAGAGCTTATTAACTGAAACAATTGAAAAAACACATTATGTAACAAAACAAAGGGGAGCACACAATCACTGCTTTTGGCTCTTTAGCTGCAATAAGACATCACATTAGCACACAGTAAGGCTTAAATCTAAAGTCAACTGTACTGATCATTTTTAAGGTCAACTCTGACCACATCATCTATACATCATATCTTATAATAATTTAACTGAGAACTtcacttatacatttattttttgtctttgttgTCACTGTTGCTGTGATTAAggacaaaaatgaaatatcatgTCAAGAActcttttaatatgattatttaagTGTTTAATCCACTACACATTGTTTAAAAGCGGCCTCTAGATGGGTTCTACCCATATAAATTGCCTACATTTTTAAAGGTGAAACTCTGGCTGATATGAGTTTTATTTAAGAGCCTTAATTATATTTATGTGACATTTTTCAGCCTAAagaacaatgcaaataaatgttggTAAGTTTAAAATAGGCTTCAATAAAACTGTAGAATAAAACAAGAATGAGGATTCTTCCACAAGAATGTTTCTTCTTAAAATCTCGTATCTGATTGGCTAACTTAACTAATGGCTCTGATTGgcaaacttttatatatatataagaaaaaaaagccacttttgaaacagaaaaacaaaaagaaaaggttagagtgggaaaagaaacacagacattggacaacagataattggaaaagagtgttatggatcttaacaccattgagcttttgtgggatcagctagactgtaaggtgcgtgataagttccagacaagacagacacttctatggcaagtgctacaatcAGGTCTAAGCATAactaactggtaatcagaaggacgctggttcgagccccacagccaccaccattgtgtccttgagcaaggcacttaacttcaggttgctccggggggattgtccctgtaagaagggctctgtaagtcgctttggataaaagcgtctgacaaatgcataaatgtaaatgtaagtgtactTTCGCCAAGATTCTGATGTgcggatcgactggacactttactatcccataatGCCACGGAAGTGTGGAGAATTTAAAAGAATGGTGCCATTTTCCACAGCCCTTTCTCTCTTCCATGTCACGCAATCTATTGCTAAATGATACTTTCAGTTTGATATTTGGTTTGTAAATGGCAGCTGGATCATATCGGACCACAAATCATCTGTCCAGCACAGAATCAGGCTTTCCTCCTGAATTTTAATCAACATCAACAGGTAACAACCACATTCTCCAGAAACCGTATCATCCTGTTACACTTCCTAGATTCAATTTGTGAATACACTCTATTTGAAGTGTCCTAGGACTTGTCTCACAGATAAGGTATTGTCCTGGACAAAATATTTTAGCATCTAAGCTGTTTTATGGTGGCCTAACTGTTGTGTTATTTATCTCATTAAGACATTACATTCTATGATGTCCATAGGGTGTTCTATTCATTGTGAAATACGCTACTGCATTGGTGGTTAGCTGTTAAATCGTTCACTGCTTAACCCCTCCTCCACCCTCACACATTATAAAAATATACCCAGCAGGAAGAGCAATGTCTGTTAAAAACAATTGACATTTTGTTAGAATTTGAAGACTGAGGTCATCATACCATTCATAGAATACCAAATATGAATGCAATGACTAAAGTTATTGGACACTTCAATTctcatcaaaattattttttgctgtATAGGGAAATCCTAGAATGTCCTCTTTTCAAGAATGTAACAACTCTGTATTATGGAACAAAAAGAGTTCGTTAGTTTGtgtttctataaattaatttaatttaaaaaaaatctaaatcgactggtaaaagtgaagtgtgtgacgatacaatcactgttaattctagccatgatttgtgtgtcagtagatgaaaattgcTAATAATACTTGCATTCCTTATAATTTAACGGCACGTACAttcaaatcctgatgagaaccacattttctATGCTTaaaacttcttatgaatgtgctgtatttgtttatatcactggcttgaaaaggaattaaatatataataggaATTAATGATGGTGAAttaaaacctcagaattaaattgcacttgacccagcccattagtgctttgTGCAAAAAAATGTTGTCAAATTAACTTGGGCATGCTTGCTCGAAAATACCAAAACTGCATTGCCatgtccattgactttgcacttaGGACTAAGCGATAGTGCTCTTAAAACAGGCCCTAAGAATCTTTAACACTGTTGATGCATTTAACTATTTTTACACTAGAATGGTTTTATTTAGTTCTGTTGTATTATTTTGTTTACTGTGTGACacaaatgtctcggttactgtcgtaacctccgttccctgttggagggaacgagatgttgtgtcgatgtagtgacactagtggtctctcttgagagcctcggttacctcttatctttgagaaaaggccaataagaattggcgaacagaattttttatttccctcctccggacatacgggtataaaaggagggaatagtgcctctgttcagacaggttttgagctgaggagctgagagaaaGGTCCCGGACCACAACAGTGTTGTGGCAAGCGGGACAAGCCTGTCCGAGTgcatgcgctgtgaccttcgtggcccgcaGTTCCTGAAGCACATTGGGActaggactacccaagtgcagatctcttagccctttggcctggtggacttgcaggaggaccgtagcgtgcagggcggaggcggcctgtccagcggcgctgtaggccttggtcTCCAGAgacgtcaacctacaggcctCGGAGGGGAGTGATggtcgatcccgccaggtggtggcgttttgcgggcacaggcgcaccgcaactgccttatccTGCTGGGGAGTTCCGTGTACCCATGGACCGCCCactgtcaagggtagtgagagcggacaagcgAGGGAGTCGGTTTTGggtagtgaaaggtgccctcgacgacttcgtcagctcatcatgcacctctgggaagaaaggaacggggggggggggtgttgggCATTTCTGTGAGTTCCCaccccaaacccaggaaccaatcgtctatcCACGAGAACTGATGGgggggacggagggttccagtccagcccgacactcgcggcggCCCGGGTAAGCATAGCGGACAGCTCGCCGtaggcctcagactgggctggcTCACCCGTAGGCGCTAGCTCAGTCGAGTTCTCAGAGTCAGAGTTCGCCAAGACCCTCTCCGATGCAGTGCTGAAACTCTCGTCCAGCTCAGGGGCTCCgagagagacatcagactggccgtaaggcgagctggtctcatctcggaaccggacgggggcaaacgagcgtgctggggaatggatggtccgtggggatttaccagCCGCGCCGGCCGtatacccatgggtagaaggcgcgatgcggggggcggctagTGGGATTCCCTTGgaagaaggagagccgcgaccgcaacattgccatatTCTCACAGTGATAACATGAGccgtccacaaacgctgcctctgtgtgatctctgcccagacacgagaggcagcgcctgtggccatcatAAGCGGAGAGGTAATGACCACATCCAGGAGTGACACAAAGACGAaatggcatcttgaaaaagacatgtctttaaaaagacgttcaacgtcagtgtgtttactcttttagagaaatatatacagtactcttttagagggctgtcgaagcgctcaggggcatgGTCTGTACTGGCGTGCAGATGAAGAGAAAATCCACTGAAATGCACCATatttccaacagcatatgctctttagaggtgagtggaacagcagaggttttactcagctcgctgaaacacaaccgttcggctccgaagaaaaatctgTCCGAACAAGCGCACGATTCCCTCATTTTATACCTGTatatccgggggaggggcatgcaattctgttcgccaattctcattggccttttctcaaagataagaggtaaccgaggctctcaagagagacccctagtgtcactacgtcgacacaacatcgagtgagtgacagaaggggaactgagttTTTTCTAGAATATGATTTGACTTAAAAACATGACCATAAAATACACCATAAAAGCcccataaaacaataatatagTAATCCAGAGCATTTGTGTGTTTTCAGAAGCCACATGATAGCTCTGTGTGAGGAATAAacaaaatgtaagtctttattcAATGATCTTCTTATTCATCCGCTGCACCCATAACAGTGAAATCCCCAAATTGCCACCTTAAGGAGTGTTACGACAGGTTTTACGTCAGTGATTTTGtttaacaacatacattttattctcTACCTCACTAAAAGCTGTTGTATGTCTTGTAACACTTTAGAGTACTTTTGCActgatttttgctatttttttgtgAATAATGATTGTGATTAAATTTATCTGcctattaattttttttgtattgttaagAAATGTTTAAAGTTAGGGGTGGGATTAGTGCCtcaaatatatgtatacatacagtatataacagtATATTTGAACTAAATTTATTGTTGCTGTACTTTTTTCTgcctattacatttatttttattttgttgaaaaAGGGGAGAAGTTTAGGGGTAAGGGCAGGTTTAAGGGATTTCAAATATctacaacatattaaaaaaataactacacaaatatatttataaaatagagaattcgtaaatatttttatatttctaaagctgtaaatacataaaaagttAAAGTTTTATATGCTGTCAATACCCCCATATTGTACATTTCAGCATCAAtccaaatgtgtaaaaatgaatgTTCAAATGTTATGCGCGATTCACGAATTGCTCTAAAtattaattacttaaaaaaaacattttaataaacattttgccATAACATAAAGCTTTTTGTTGTCATAATGCTTTTTCGCTTTATTTAAGAAGACAGCATGACAATCAGTATTTTTTCATTGTCACAATATCCTGTCTTTGAACCTCTTGTTCCCAAATGCTTTTTCTGGAAGCCTAATTTTAAGTTTAATATTAGACTGCTCACAGGTGTCGAGGACTTGTCTTACAGTTGGTGTCCTCCACCCAGGCTTTTCCACATAATGTCAAACAAAAGATCTCACAGATTAACACAGATAAAGAATGATACATTACGTCAAACTGAGCTTTGTAGGATTTATTTTTGGGTCTGGGGGAAGTTCAGgggtatatttatatttatatatatatatatatatatatatatatataatccagaTATTTAGATtgaaatattttgcattattgtggcaaacGATTAATGCACTGATTAGACAACACAAAAATTGGCTTTAAAAGtcaatatataatttgtttatatataattcCACTGCCAGTTCTCAGGAGGTGTTCTTACATTCCGTCTGGgcaatttttcattttattgtcagAGTGCATATGTACATATGCATAGGTTGGACACTTTTAGAACGTCTTACTGGTTATCatcataaaaaacgctgccttTTTAGAAAGTTGTGTCAAATTATTAGTACAGAAGTTGAAACTATGAAAATCGCATCTCGAGACCCCTGCTTCTTCCAGCTGTCAATAACGCATCACGTGTGACTATCGCTCATTCTGTGGCTGTGTGAGGATGTTTGAGGCGTGCTGACTGCCCCTTTCTGATGTGGCTTGTGAAAACACAAATTTAAATGTAGCTTGAATTGTTCCCAATGGAaggaaaatacattattttattaaggAATTTACACACGGGTCaggaggcatgattaattgcgttaatttgtAAAAGGTTTTTTGACAATCTATGTATTTCATAGACTATGTAACAGGATTAAGTATATTTTCATAATTGTGATATCCATGTACCATCATCTTTTAATCCGTCTCTAGTAAATGTATTACAATTATGGCACTTAGGAACTATGACTATTCAAAATCAGTAAAGAATTTGACATGTGAGTGTAAAAGTGCCTTTGCAGTGACATAGAGGATGTGAGTGTTAAAAAGGTGTCCCGTACTTGTGAGGCGTTTGGATGTCAGGGTGATTATATGGCATAACCAACACACTTTGTAACCATCTTTGCACACACTATCTTTCATCTACAATTTTCAGTAAAATTGCTTCTGAAACGTGCCCACGATCAGTGTTATGATCAGCAAAATAAGaattatgattttaattttaatgttaattttgggAGTGCATAACAAAATGGTCTCATGGAACTGCAGGCAtgcacatttaaatccagatccTTGAACATTGTTACCTGATCCTGGTGACACATTCAATTAGCCCTTGAAGTTCTGAGGCCCAACTTAAGACCAGAGCAGTAAAAGATACACAAGTGTGACATGATTAAGATTTGAATAGAATTACATGCACAAATATAGAGGCTGATTTTCGCTGGTCTGACACGTGTTAATAAAAGGACTCCTTCTGCTCTGCTCAGGAGACAGTCAGCTGGTGATCACTGGTGGTAAGATCTCACATTTGAGTATTACATTCAGTTTGGGATTATTGGACAAAGTACATTTgatacaattaaatatatttgaatgttgTTCATTATGTTTTTGCCATTGTTTATCTTGCAAATACGTTTTACTCTTATAATTGGTGAAAATTAACAAAGGTATAGACCTctttttacacacattttctgttctgttcttcctctttgtgtttctttcatttttatcattacatttttatatttgccaATATTGTTTTCCAGTTTTGTGACATCATGAGCAGTGATGTAGAGATGGCCCAGTATGGGCCAGCCGCAATCTACCTACGCAAACCTGAGAAGGAGAGGATTGAGGCTCAAAATCGTCCTTTTGATGCCAAATCCGCCTGTTTTGTTCCTGATGCCAAAGAACTGTACATTAAAGGCATCATCCAAAGTAGAGAAGGAGGCAAGGCTACTGTTAAGACTGAAGCTGATGAGGTGAGACTCGTGAAATCAATTCTGATTGGGGCTGTCAATCaactcatttttaaaatcaaatgaactACATGACATGCCAactaatcaaaaaaaaaaaaaaatcacaattaaccctatatcaatatttgctaagaaataaagacatattcAATAAGtaatacataataattaaaaccattttaaatgtaataattcagATATTCAGATTGAAATACAGGATATTGCATTTTTAAAGCAgaggaataaagcattgattaaacAAAACAAAGGTTGGCTTTAGAAGTCATTATATTGTTCGTTTTAATCTTATATCATGGGGACCCATTCTTGCATTCCATCTGCGCTATTTTAATTGTCGCTCTAGGTACATCTGAGTCAGACGGACACTTTTAGAGCATCTCAGAGGGTTTTAGCATCATACAGGACGCTGAGTCAAGataaaagtagttgaaactttgaaaaCCGCGTTTTGAGATCCCTGTAATCCAGCTGTCAAGAATGCGTCCTGTGTGACTGGCTCTCATTCTGGGGCTACGCTACTTGTGAAGTTTGTTGAGacacgctgactgccccctgctgatgcgGCTGATAAAACCACACTTAtgtcaagcttgaattgctcagatggttggaaaatactttattaaacagCATTACACTGTGGAATGAAAACTCATTTCTATCAGAGAAAAATAAACTGGCTGCTAAAGCAATTCTTAACTGATGGGGACTCACAGGTCTGCTCTGATAGGGTCGCAGAGAGCAGGGAAAACAgggctaaatgcaaataataaaatgcgaCCATCCATACAATTGGGATTAGCTGAATAAATCACGTTTTGAAAGGaaggagaaaatgcttcccattTCTGAAAGTGTTAACATCAAAGACTGTGTGTCTAAACAGtcagtattttggtgcaaattcatgTGACACTTAATAGAAGCTAGCCAAAAAGTGGATGCCAACATGGACATATTTACTGACAAAAAACAACCCAGACACATTTCATTCGAGTTCACTTGCTGCATGGATGAACATGGTAAGTGACAACCATCATGATTTGTATTGTAAGGTTattgcaaaataacaaaaataatttttttccaattctggaaattttgtttacttttggatGATAAACTATGTTGGTCCTGAAGTAAAACCAGTCGATAACCACTACTCCAAAGAGTGACATGACACTGTTTTCTACAGATAGTGACAGTGAAGGATGAGGACTGTCACCCTATGAATCCACCCAAGTATGATAAAATTGAGGACATGGCCATGATGACCCACCTCAATGAGGCCTCGGTGCTGTTTAACCTCAAAGATCGTTATGCGGCATGGATGATTTATGTAAGTAATGGCTAGGTCTTGAAAATGGTCTGGCAAGAGCACCCAGTATCAGTTTAATAAATCTCTGTGATTTCTCTCTGCAGACCTACTCTGGATTGTTCTGTGTCACTGTGAACCCTTACAAATGGCTCCCGGTGTATAATTCAGAAGTGGTGGCGGCTTACAGAGGCAAAAAGCGCATGGAAGCCCCACCACACATCTTCTCTGTGTCTGACAACGCATATCAAAATATGCTTACAGGTGGGTCGAACTCAGAATTTGAACAGCAGTACATAACGGAGGTAGATTTAATCAAGCAATGAGCTTTATAAGCTGCCTTATTACTTTTATAAGACACAGAGATGATTAAAGACACCAATGTTTGATGAATGATTAAATCTAGTTTATAGAttgttggtggtgtagtgggctaaagcacataactgttaatcagaaggtcgctggtttgacccccacagccaccaccattgtgtccttgagcaaggcacttaactccaggttgttccggggggattgtccctgtaataagtgcactgtaagtcactttggataaaagcatctgccaaatgcataaatgtaatgtaaaacagatagttctgactctaaattctgattggatgagccatgttcAAAGTCATAAAATAGCcaatgtacacacacatgtactcacaaataaataaatacaaatctctgGCTGAGCTTGACTCAGTCAGTGGTTCCACGTGTTTGAAATGAGTgttcttaaattaaaatgaacatgTAATTTCAACCTAACTGAAACAAGTAAACCCAACCAAATGTGACATGTCAGAATAACTCAAATGAAACTCTTTTAGAGATATGCTAGATATGCTAGCTAGTTTCAgaaaatgttagcatgctaaataaatTCTGGTGGGAAGCACTACTGAGTGCAACTTGGGACCCACttttaggtggccttaactactatatgtacttaaccatttgacacagtgtatttattatgtacatatatgttgagcatttaattacatttaaagtacttgtaCTAAAGTACATTTGCAGATACATTGTTAACTTTACCCTTATCCCAACCCTTACGTcaaaacctaacctaacccctaatcctaactcctaaacctaccgtacctcaacctcagtagcagtaaatgtgggaattttgcagaacaatatgtaataacacagtaaatacatagtcttgtatgcatttaatgttagtatatagaagttaaggccacctaatataaagtgccACCGCAACTTGATCACTGTATGGTTAGCTAAGCAATTGCTCAATGGATAGAGCAATATGTTTAATACTCAAAATGTATTGGTCCTCAACCAAGGCTGAAACTCAACTCTTCACCATGAgggtaacccccaaaactacaacataacagaaattcttctaaatctcaacataacaataCAGTAAACATTAACAGTTATCTCCCTTTATATTCAGCTTGAACAAAGACACATATAATAAcactacattttaacatttatcctTCCCgtcgagtcccatgcaaagcatgctggggaCGAGTTTCAGTTATCCAAACCAAATTATTTATGTTGTCCCAATgcaaaatggatt is from Xyrauchen texanus isolate HMW12.3.18 chromosome 8, RBS_HiC_50CHRs, whole genome shotgun sequence and encodes:
- the LOC127647661 gene encoding protein SCO1 homolog, mitochondrial-like isoform X3, which translates into the protein MKYFKREKEEMIERERTKSIGKPALGGPFSLVDHNNKPTKSEDFLGQWVLIYFGFTHCPDICPDELEKMIEVVDEIDRIKTLPDLTPILITIDPDRDTPEAMSAYVKEFSPKLIGLTGTVAQIDQVSRAYRVYYSQGPKDEDNDYIVDHTIIMYLVGPDGQFLEYFGQNKKTPEISASIASHMRKYKHGK
- the LOC127647661 gene encoding protein SCO1 homolog, mitochondrial-like isoform X1, which produces MMLTARTMSLTAVRSVWNLTCPMFRPVCVSKCYNTRSSVLSQTNTLFKTCRTTTCVSPVKIQTLSTLPPPPSSGQDKSSNRKTGPVTWKSLAISFALGGGLLLGMKYFKREKEEMIERERTKSIGKPALGGPFSLVDHNNKPTKSEDFLGQWVLIYFGFTHCPDICPDELEKMIEVVDEIDRIKTLPDLTPILITIDPDRDTPEAMSAYVKEFSPKLIGLTGTVAQIDQVSRAYRVYYSQGPKDEDNDYIVDHTIIMYLVGPDGQFLEYFGQNKKTPEISASIASHMRKYKHGK
- the LOC127647661 gene encoding protein SCO1 homolog, mitochondrial-like isoform X2, whose amino-acid sequence is MRPVTWKSLAISFALGGGLLLGMKYFKREKEEMIERERTKSIGKPALGGPFSLVDHNNKPTKSEDFLGQWVLIYFGFTHCPDICPDELEKMIEVVDEIDRIKTLPDLTPILITIDPDRDTPEAMSAYVKEFSPKLIGLTGTVAQIDQVSRAYRVYYSQGPKDEDNDYIVDHTIIMYLVGPDGQFLEYFGQNKKTPEISASIASHMRKYKHGK